A single window of Pseudomonas marginalis DNA harbors:
- a CDS encoding response regulator, with protein MPHYPFRILLVEDHPFQLLATQCLLRSFGFEHLAPAENAEQAIRLMTQAEAPFDIILCDQCLPDLPGLELIEIASRQCFIKAAILLSGLPEAELSALQTQALKRGLPLLGYLPKPLNKDELARLTHTLLTL; from the coding sequence ATGCCCCACTACCCCTTTCGGATCCTGTTGGTGGAGGACCATCCCTTTCAGCTCCTCGCCACCCAATGCCTGCTGAGAAGCTTCGGCTTCGAGCACCTGGCCCCGGCCGAAAACGCCGAGCAGGCAATCCGTTTGATGACCCAGGCCGAGGCTCCCTTCGACATCATCCTCTGTGACCAGTGCCTGCCCGACCTGCCCGGTCTTGAGTTGATTGAAATCGCCAGTCGCCAATGCTTTATCAAGGCCGCCATCTTGCTCAGCGGACTTCCCGAGGCAGAACTTTCAGCGTTGCAAACCCAAGCCCTCAAACGTGGCCTGCCATTGCTCGGTTACTTGCCAAAGCCGTTGAATAAAGATGAGCTTGCACGTTTGACCCATACATTACTCACGTTATAA
- a CDS encoding ammonium transporter — MENLQSAVDTLVHSSNTLFILIGAVMVLAMHAGFAFLEVGTVRQKNQVNALSKILSDFAISTLAYFFIGYWISYGVSFMQPAAVISADHGYGLVKFFFLLTFAAAIPAIISGGIAERAKFAPQLCATALIVAFIYPFFEGMVWNGNFGLQAWLLKTFGASFHDFAGSVVVHAMGGWLALAAVLLLGPRNGRYREGRLVAFAPSSIPFLALGSWILIVGWFGFNVMSAQTLDGVSGLVAVNSLMAMVGGTVAALVIGRNDPGFLHNGPLAGLVAICAGSDLMHPVGALVTGVVAGGLFVWCFIAAQDRWKIDDVLGVWPLHGLCGVWGGIACGIFGQKALGGLGGVSLISQLIGTGLGVVVAFGGGLLVYGVIKRVQGLRLSQEEEYYGADLSIHKIGAVSQD; from the coding sequence ATGGAAAATCTGCAAAGTGCGGTGGACACTCTGGTCCACAGCTCCAATACCCTGTTTATCCTGATCGGTGCGGTCATGGTCCTGGCCATGCACGCCGGCTTCGCGTTTCTGGAAGTCGGGACGGTGCGCCAGAAAAACCAGGTCAACGCCCTGTCGAAGATCCTCAGCGACTTCGCCATCTCCACCCTGGCCTATTTCTTTATAGGCTATTGGATCTCCTACGGGGTGAGCTTCATGCAACCGGCGGCCGTGATCAGCGCCGACCATGGTTATGGCCTGGTGAAGTTCTTCTTCCTGCTGACGTTTGCGGCAGCGATCCCGGCGATCATCTCCGGCGGTATTGCGGAGCGTGCAAAGTTCGCTCCGCAGTTGTGCGCCACCGCGTTGATCGTGGCGTTTATCTATCCGTTTTTCGAAGGCATGGTGTGGAACGGCAATTTCGGTTTGCAGGCCTGGTTGCTCAAGACGTTCGGCGCCAGCTTCCATGACTTTGCCGGCTCGGTGGTGGTGCATGCCATGGGCGGCTGGCTGGCGCTGGCGGCGGTGCTGCTGCTGGGCCCGCGCAATGGGCGCTACCGGGAAGGGCGCCTGGTGGCGTTTGCGCCGTCGAGCATTCCGTTCCTGGCGTTGGGCTCGTGGATCCTGATTGTCGGCTGGTTCGGCTTTAACGTGATGAGCGCGCAGACCCTGGACGGCGTCAGCGGCCTGGTGGCGGTGAACTCGCTGATGGCCATGGTCGGCGGCACCGTCGCCGCCCTGGTGATCGGCCGCAACGACCCAGGCTTCCTGCATAACGGTCCGTTGGCCGGGCTGGTGGCGATCTGCGCGGGTTCCGACCTGATGCATCCGGTGGGCGCGCTGGTCACCGGTGTGGTTGCGGGCGGGCTGTTTGTGTGGTGCTTTATCGCCGCCCAGGACCGCTGGAAGATCGACGATGTGCTGGGGGTGTGGCCACTGCATGGCCTGTGCGGTGTATGGGGCGGGATTGCCTGCGGCATCTTTGGGCAAAAGGCGCTGGGGGGATTGGGCGGCGTGAGTCTGATCAGCCAATTGATCGGTACGGGGCTCGGTGTGGTCGTCGCGTTCGGCGGCGGCCTGCTGGTGTATGGCGTGATCAAGCGCGTACAGGGGCTGCGCCTGAGCCAGGAGGAGGAGTATTACGGCGCAGATCTGTCGATCCACAAGATCGGTGCGGTCAGTCAGGATTGA
- a CDS encoding response regulator transcription factor, producing MNTVFIIDDHPVIRLAIRMLLEHEENFKVVGETDNGCDAIQMVRECMPDLIILDISIPKLDGLEVLCRFNAMNASMKTLVLTAQSPTLFATRCMRSGADGYVCKEGDLSELMSAIRAVLSGYNYFPSQALNTNDEACKELELFKAVNDRELMVLQLFAQGRTNKEIAKGMFLSNKTVSTYKKRLMQKLQAKSLVELIEMAKRNALV from the coding sequence ATGAATACAGTTTTTATTATTGACGACCATCCGGTTATAAGACTTGCCATACGAATGTTGTTGGAACACGAAGAAAATTTCAAAGTAGTCGGCGAAACGGATAACGGATGCGACGCCATCCAAATGGTCCGCGAATGCATGCCGGACCTGATCATCCTCGACATCAGCATTCCAAAACTCGACGGGCTGGAAGTGCTTTGCCGATTCAACGCCATGAACGCGTCGATGAAAACCCTGGTGCTGACGGCTCAATCCCCCACCCTGTTTGCCACGCGTTGCATGCGTTCGGGAGCCGATGGCTACGTGTGCAAGGAAGGTGACCTGAGCGAGCTGATGAGCGCCATCCGCGCTGTACTGTCCGGTTATAACTACTTCCCCAGCCAAGCCTTGAACACCAACGATGAGGCCTGCAAGGAACTTGAACTGTTCAAGGCGGTTAACGATCGGGAGTTGATGGTATTGCAACTTTTCGCACAAGGCCGCACCAACAAGGAAATAGCCAAAGGTATGTTCTTGAGCAACAAAACAGTAAGCACTTATAAAAAGAGGCTGATGCAGAAACTTCAAGCCAAGTCCTTGGTAGAACTTATCGAGATGGCAAAACGGAACGCGCTAGTGTGA
- the moaB gene encoding molybdenum cofactor biosynthesis protein B, whose amino-acid sequence MKAKADAPFVPLNIAVLTVSDTRTLDTDTSGQVFVDRLTAAGHHLAERVLLKDDLYKIRAQVAHWIAEDVVQVVLITGGTGFTGRDSTPEAVGCLLDKQVDGFGELFRQISVADIGTSTVQSRALAGLANGTLVCCLPGSTNAVRTGWDGILAEQLDNRHRPCNFVPHLKLAEPCESRG is encoded by the coding sequence ATGAAAGCCAAGGCCGATGCACCCTTCGTACCCCTGAATATCGCGGTATTGACCGTCAGCGACACCCGCACCCTGGACACCGACACCTCGGGCCAGGTCTTCGTCGACCGCCTCACCGCCGCCGGCCACCACCTGGCCGAGCGCGTGCTGCTCAAGGACGACCTCTACAAGATCCGCGCCCAGGTGGCCCACTGGATTGCCGAAGACGTGGTGCAAGTGGTGTTGATCACCGGCGGCACCGGCTTCACCGGCCGCGACAGCACCCCCGAAGCGGTCGGCTGCCTGCTCGACAAACAGGTCGACGGCTTTGGCGAACTGTTCCGCCAGATCTCCGTGGCCGACATCGGCACCTCCACCGTGCAATCCCGCGCCCTGGCCGGCCTGGCCAACGGCACCCTGGTGTGCTGCCTGCCGGGCTCCACCAATGCCGTGCGCACCGGTTGGGATGGCATCCTCGCCGAACAACTGGATAACCGTCATCGCCCCTGCAACTTCGTGCCGCACCTGAAGCTGGCCGAACCCTGTGAATCCCGTGGGTAA
- a CDS encoding DUF883 family protein codes for MARRTAKTAQEILMADFQTLVTDTERLLDDTKVLAGDQADELRAKIHDTLLQARETLKQTEDSLRERGQAAVTATEDYVQANPWQSVGIAAGVGFLIGLLATRR; via the coding sequence ATGGCCAGAAGAACTGCAAAGACTGCTCAAGAAATACTGATGGCGGATTTTCAAACCCTGGTGACTGACACCGAAAGGTTGCTGGACGACACCAAGGTGCTTGCGGGCGACCAGGCCGATGAGCTGCGCGCCAAGATTCATGACACGCTGTTGCAGGCCCGCGAAACCCTCAAGCAAACCGAAGACTCCCTGCGCGAACGCGGCCAGGCGGCGGTCACCGCGACCGAAGATTACGTGCAGGCCAACCCTTGGCAGTCGGTAGGCATTGCCGCCGGCGTGGGCTTTCTGATCGGCCTGCTGGCCACAAGGCGCTAA
- a CDS encoding deoxyguanosinetriphosphate triphosphohydrolase — protein MDWPTLLTRERLGKPLHSPEELGRSPFHKDHDRIIFSGAFRRLGRKTQVHPVSSNDHIHTRLTHSLEVSCVGRSLGMRVGETLRSALPDWCDPSDLGMVVQSACLAHDIGNPPFGHSGEDAIRHWFQQAAGRGWLDDMSSAERNDFLNFEGNAQGFRVLTQLEYHQFDGGTRLTYATLGTYLKYPWTARHADSLGYKKHKFGCYQSELPILEQIASKLGLPQLEEQRWARHPLVYLMEAADDICYALIDLEDGLEMDLLEYTEVESLLLDLVGDDLPQTYRQLGAQDSRRRKLAILRGKAIEHLTNAAARAFVEQQEALLAGTLPGDLVEHMHGPAKRCVLDAKDMARKKIFQDKRKTLHEIGAYTTLEILLNAFCGAALEQHGGRTPSFKNRRILDLLGNNAPDPAWPLHRSFLRMIDFIAGMTDSYATEMAREMTGRSSPQ, from the coding sequence TTGGATTGGCCCACCCTGCTTACCCGCGAACGCCTTGGAAAACCCCTGCACAGCCCGGAAGAACTAGGCCGCAGCCCGTTTCACAAAGACCATGACCGCATTATCTTCTCCGGCGCGTTTCGCCGCCTGGGCCGCAAGACCCAAGTGCACCCGGTGTCCAGCAACGACCATATCCACACACGCCTGACCCACTCCCTGGAAGTCAGTTGCGTAGGCCGCTCCCTCGGCATGCGCGTGGGCGAAACCCTGCGCAGCGCCCTGCCCGACTGGTGTGACCCGAGCGACCTGGGCATGGTGGTGCAATCGGCCTGCCTGGCCCATGACATCGGCAACCCGCCGTTCGGGCATTCAGGCGAAGACGCCATCCGCCACTGGTTCCAACAGGCAGCGGGGCGCGGCTGGCTGGACGACATGAGCAGCGCCGAGCGCAATGACTTCCTCAACTTCGAAGGCAATGCCCAAGGCTTCCGGGTACTGACCCAACTGGAATACCACCAGTTCGACGGCGGCACGCGCCTGACCTACGCGACCTTGGGCACGTACCTCAAGTACCCCTGGACCGCCCGCCACGCCGATTCCCTGGGTTACAAGAAACACAAGTTCGGCTGCTACCAGAGCGAACTGCCGATCCTCGAACAGATCGCCAGCAAGCTCGGCCTGCCGCAACTCGAGGAACAACGCTGGGCTCGCCACCCACTGGTCTATCTGATGGAGGCGGCAGACGACATCTGCTACGCCTTGATCGACCTGGAGGACGGCCTGGAAATGGACCTGCTGGAGTACACCGAAGTCGAGTCACTGCTGCTCGACCTGGTGGGCGACGACCTGCCGCAGACCTACCGGCAACTGGGCGCCCAGGACTCACGCCGACGCAAGCTGGCGATCCTGCGCGGCAAGGCCATCGAGCACTTGACCAACGCCGCGGCGCGCGCCTTCGTCGAACAACAGGAGGCCTTGCTTGCCGGCACCCTGCCCGGCGACCTGGTGGAGCACATGCACGGCCCCGCCAAACGCTGCGTGCTGGATGCCAAGGACATGGCGCGCAAGAAAATCTTCCAGGACAAGCGCAAGACCCTCCACGAGATCGGCGCCTACACCACCCTGGAAATCCTGTTGAACGCCTTCTGCGGCGCGGCCCTGGAGCAGCACGGCGGACGCACGCCGTCGTTCAAGAACCGGCGCATTCTCGACCTGTTGGGCAACAACGCGCCGGACCCTGCATGGCCGCTGCACAGGTCGTTCCTGCGGATGATCGACTTCATCGCCGGCATGACCGACAGCTACGCCACCGAGATGGCACGGGAGATGACCGGGCGCTCCAGCCCTCAATAA
- a CDS encoding pseudouridine synthase: protein MSTSAFSASQHQASTLYLPPGPWATVLECLCEHFAAISREQWLDRIARGRVLDVTGTPIPLDLAYREGLCIYYFREVPNEKVIPVQESILYADEHLVVADKPHFLPVTPAGEYVEQTLLRRLIRRLDNPALVPLHRIDRHTAGLVLFSANPASRSAYQQLFPTRRIDKFYEAIAPALPGLTFPLVHKSRLVDGEPFFRMQEGPGASNTETAVEVREKNGDLWRYGLFPVTGKKHQLRVHMTALGASICNDPFYPDVIKDAVDDYANPLKLLAQSVRFIDPVTAEERRFQSLITLDW, encoded by the coding sequence ATGTCCACATCCGCTTTTTCCGCGTCCCAGCACCAAGCCAGCACCCTGTACCTGCCACCTGGCCCCTGGGCGACGGTGCTGGAGTGCCTGTGCGAGCACTTTGCGGCGATCAGTCGCGAACAGTGGCTGGACCGCATCGCCCGTGGGCGGGTGCTGGATGTCACTGGCACCCCGATCCCCCTGGACCTGGCCTACAGGGAAGGCCTGTGCATCTATTACTTCCGTGAAGTCCCCAACGAAAAAGTCATCCCGGTGCAGGAAAGCATCCTCTACGCCGATGAGCACCTGGTGGTGGCGGACAAACCGCACTTCCTGCCCGTGACCCCGGCCGGCGAGTACGTCGAGCAAACCCTGCTGCGCCGCCTGATTCGCCGCCTGGACAACCCGGCGCTGGTGCCCCTGCACCGCATCGACCGACACACCGCCGGGCTGGTGCTGTTCTCGGCCAACCCGGCCAGCCGTTCGGCCTATCAGCAGCTGTTTCCCACGCGCCGGATCGATAAATTCTACGAAGCCATCGCCCCGGCTTTGCCTGGCCTGACGTTCCCGTTGGTACACAAAAGCCGCCTGGTGGATGGCGAACCTTTCTTCCGCATGCAGGAAGGCCCCGGTGCCAGCAACACCGAAACAGCGGTGGAGGTGCGGGAAAAGAACGGCGACTTATGGCGCTACGGCCTGTTTCCCGTGACCGGTAAGAAACACCAGCTGCGTGTGCACATGACCGCGCTGGGGGCGAGCATCTGCAACGATCCGTTCTATCCGGACGTGATCAAGGATGCGGTCGATGATTACGCCAATCCCCTCAAACTGCTGGCCCAGAGCGTGCGGTTTATCGACCCGGTCACCGCTGAAGAACGCCGGTTTCAAAGCCTCATCACCCTCGACTGGTAA
- a CDS encoding glutaredoxin family protein produces the protein MLPECQLFGTLGCHLCEIAEAEIMPLVERGLLVELVDITDPDDLTDAYGLRIPVLRRVDTGAELDWPFDADQVVAFLR, from the coding sequence ATGCTTCCTGAATGCCAGTTGTTCGGCACCCTGGGTTGCCATCTTTGTGAAATTGCCGAAGCCGAAATCATGCCGCTCGTCGAACGCGGGTTGCTGGTCGAGTTGGTTGATATCACCGACCCCGACGACCTGACCGACGCCTATGGCCTAAGGATTCCGGTGCTTCGGCGGGTGGACACGGGGGCTGAACTGGATTGGCCCTTCGATGCGGATCAGGTTGTCGCCTTCCTGCGCTGA
- the mobA gene encoding molybdenum cofactor guanylyltransferase MobA encodes MPLDSIPLPCSILLLAGGRGQRMGGQDKGLLDWHGLPLIAHVQRLVRPLTDDLIISCNRNQAQYAAYADQLVSDDSPDFPGPLAGIRAGLAAARHGHLLILPCDVPHIDARLLADLRETAQRHPLLPVMVRHGEFWEPLICIIPIGLRTEVEQAWHAGERSPRKILLQLGGVGVECPTDDPRLANLNTPELLRPRSDVSE; translated from the coding sequence ATGCCACTCGACTCAATCCCCCTGCCCTGTTCGATCCTGCTGTTGGCCGGTGGCCGCGGCCAGCGCATGGGCGGCCAGGACAAAGGCCTGCTGGACTGGCACGGCCTGCCCTTGATCGCACACGTGCAGCGCCTGGTACGGCCACTGACCGATGACCTGATCATCTCGTGCAACCGCAACCAGGCGCAGTACGCCGCCTATGCCGACCAGTTGGTAAGCGACGACAGCCCGGATTTTCCCGGGCCGCTGGCGGGTATCCGCGCAGGACTGGCCGCCGCACGCCATGGGCACCTGCTGATCCTGCCGTGCGATGTGCCCCATATCGACGCTCGACTCCTCGCCGACCTGCGTGAAACCGCACAACGCCATCCCTTGTTGCCGGTGATGGTGCGCCACGGTGAATTCTGGGAACCCTTGATCTGCATCATCCCCATCGGCCTGCGAACCGAGGTAGAACAGGCCTGGCATGCCGGTGAACGCAGCCCGCGAAAGATCCTCCTGCAATTGGGCGGCGTGGGCGTGGAATGCCCAACCGATGACCCGCGCCTGGCCAACCTGAATACACCAGAGCTGTTGCGCCCAAGGTCTGACGTGTCAGAATGA
- a CDS encoding cation:proton antiporter — MLVFANLLIILASSLVVIALFRRLQLPPVLGYLCVGLAVGPTALDWVNDSEELPDLAELGVVFLLFSLGLEFSLTRMLALRRVVFGLGSLQVLGCSVLLGGLLMAFGVAPGIALLLGAGLALSSTAIVSKELTSLGEIFSSHGQNAIGVLLFQDVVAVLLLTLVPVFAGSSEQAWYWALPLTLGKTVVLFVGLLLASRWLLPRLFHEVAASHSAELFVLLALVIVLLTAWLTHLLGLSPALGAFLAGMLLGESHYRHQIEADIRPFRDILLGLFFVSIGMLIDLQLFVSHSLLILGMTLALMLIKGSVVAALVKLRGSDSETAWRSGLALAQGGEFCFALMAQMQQSRLIPDEFNGLLLAATFCSMLLTPLLLRAAPAIALRLHRKPNQQVQLEEIAALNAQLHGHAVICGYGRVGQSIGRFLRNEQQAFIALDDDPERVQEAATEDSSVHYGDCRRGALLSAVGLERARLVVIAVDNSDVALAVLKEARHINPDVPILVRTRDDSQWAELKAAGASEVVPELLESSLMLASHALILLGLPDQQVQARVDEVRHNRYRLLHGFYTHPSTDEEAPINPD, encoded by the coding sequence ATGCTTGTGTTCGCCAACCTGCTGATCATTCTGGCCTCATCCCTGGTGGTGATTGCGCTGTTTCGCCGGCTGCAACTGCCACCCGTGCTGGGCTACCTGTGCGTGGGCCTGGCCGTAGGGCCGACTGCCCTGGACTGGGTGAATGACAGCGAAGAGCTGCCCGACCTTGCCGAACTGGGCGTGGTGTTCCTGCTGTTTTCCCTGGGCCTGGAGTTTTCCCTGACCAGGATGCTCGCCCTGCGCCGCGTGGTGTTTGGCCTCGGCAGCTTGCAGGTGCTGGGGTGCAGCGTGCTGCTGGGGGGCCTGTTGATGGCCTTCGGTGTGGCACCGGGCATCGCCTTGTTGCTGGGTGCGGGGCTGGCGCTGTCGTCCACGGCGATCGTCAGCAAGGAACTGACCAGCCTCGGCGAAATCTTCAGCAGCCATGGCCAGAACGCGATCGGCGTGTTGCTGTTCCAGGATGTGGTGGCGGTGTTGCTGCTGACGCTGGTGCCGGTGTTCGCCGGCAGCAGCGAACAGGCCTGGTACTGGGCGTTGCCGCTGACGCTGGGCAAAACCGTGGTGTTGTTCGTGGGCCTGTTGCTCGCCAGCCGCTGGTTATTGCCGCGCTTGTTTCATGAGGTCGCCGCTTCCCATTCGGCGGAGCTGTTTGTGCTGCTGGCGCTGGTGATCGTCTTGCTGACCGCCTGGCTCACGCATCTGCTGGGCCTCTCCCCTGCCCTCGGTGCCTTCCTGGCCGGCATGCTGCTGGGCGAAAGCCATTACCGCCATCAGATCGAAGCGGATATCCGGCCCTTCCGCGACATCCTGCTGGGGCTGTTTTTCGTCAGCATCGGCATGCTTATCGACCTGCAGTTGTTCGTCAGCCACAGTCTGTTGATCCTCGGCATGACCCTCGCGCTGATGCTGATCAAAGGCAGTGTGGTGGCTGCGCTGGTCAAGCTGCGCGGCAGCGACAGTGAAACCGCCTGGCGCAGCGGCCTGGCCCTGGCCCAGGGCGGTGAGTTCTGTTTTGCGCTGATGGCGCAGATGCAACAGAGCCGGCTGATACCCGATGAATTCAACGGTCTGCTGCTCGCCGCCACGTTCTGTTCGATGCTGTTGACGCCACTGCTGTTGCGCGCCGCGCCGGCGATTGCCCTGCGCCTGCATCGTAAGCCCAACCAACAGGTACAACTTGAAGAAATTGCCGCCCTCAACGCCCAATTACACGGGCATGCGGTCATCTGCGGCTATGGCCGGGTCGGGCAATCCATCGGGCGCTTTCTGCGCAATGAGCAACAGGCGTTTATCGCCCTGGATGACGACCCGGAACGGGTCCAGGAAGCCGCCACCGAAGACAGCAGCGTGCATTACGGCGACTGTCGCCGTGGCGCCTTGCTCAGTGCCGTGGGCCTGGAACGGGCGCGCCTGGTGGTGATTGCCGTGGACAACAGTGATGTGGCCCTGGCGGTGCTCAAGGAAGCCCGCCATATCAACCCCGACGTGCCGATCCTGGTGCGCACCCGCGATGACAGCCAGTGGGCTGAATTGAAAGCCGCGGGCGCCAGCGAAGTGGTGCCCGAGCTGCTGGAGTCAAGCCTGATGCTCGCCTCCCACGCCTTGATCCTGCTGGGCCTGCCGGACCAACAGGTGCAGGCGCGGGTCGATGAAGTCCGGCATAACCGCTATCGCCTGCTGCACGGTTTCTACACGCACCCGAGCACCGACGAAGAGGCGCCTATCAATCCTGACTGA
- a CDS encoding EAL domain-containing protein: MIDGQPLACFQPFIDTATGRIAGVEALGRLRQADGRLQSVGPLFADPRTPGASLRRLDRQIRDNALSRLHEAPEDWFLSLNISPRWINQLRPGQALPSLKQIHSHGVDPQRIVFEITELGGDIQRLAEVVARYREAGARIAIDDFGAGYSQLDRVLALQPDILKLDMRLFQQAARGGPSSDVVRALAQMAEKTGCWIIAEGVETEAQLSFALECGSRYVQGYLFAQAQLDWFATDAFVPRFDQLRAAYVQQKLAERGRIMQLRQQLTELMKILQSWAQAQAPLDHLPQLPAFPWLLRFYQCDRHGTQLTPNFEWRQDAWQADSRYLGHNWSWRPYFYHLLAEGWEERRLTLSSTYRDATTNQYCLTAGQFFDNGQRLLLIDIDAAGL; this comes from the coding sequence GTGATCGACGGGCAACCGCTCGCCTGCTTCCAACCGTTTATCGATACCGCCACCGGGCGCATTGCCGGCGTCGAGGCCTTGGGGCGTCTACGCCAGGCTGATGGCCGCCTGCAGTCCGTTGGCCCGCTGTTCGCCGACCCACGCACGCCAGGCGCGAGCTTGCGCCGTCTCGACCGGCAGATTCGCGACAACGCGTTAAGCCGCCTGCATGAAGCCCCCGAAGACTGGTTCCTCAGCCTGAATATCTCGCCGCGCTGGATCAACCAATTGCGTCCGGGCCAGGCGCTGCCGAGCCTCAAACAGATCCACAGCCATGGCGTCGACCCGCAGCGCATCGTGTTCGAGATCACCGAACTGGGCGGCGACATCCAGCGCCTGGCCGAGGTGGTGGCACGTTATCGCGAGGCCGGTGCGCGCATCGCCATCGATGATTTCGGCGCCGGCTATTCCCAGCTTGACCGGGTATTGGCGCTGCAGCCGGACATCCTCAAGCTGGACATGCGCCTGTTCCAGCAAGCCGCCAGGGGCGGACCGAGCAGTGACGTCGTGCGGGCGCTGGCGCAGATGGCGGAAAAGACCGGCTGCTGGATCATTGCCGAAGGCGTGGAAACCGAGGCGCAGCTGAGCTTCGCCCTGGAATGCGGTTCGCGCTACGTGCAGGGCTATCTGTTTGCCCAGGCGCAATTGGACTGGTTCGCCACCGACGCCTTCGTGCCGCGCTTTGACCAACTGCGCGCGGCGTATGTCCAGCAGAAGCTGGCCGAACGCGGGCGCATCATGCAACTGCGCCAGCAATTGACCGAACTGATGAAGATCCTGCAATCCTGGGCACAGGCCCAAGCCCCGCTGGATCACTTGCCCCAACTGCCGGCCTTCCCCTGGCTGCTGCGTTTTTACCAATGCGACCGGCATGGCACCCAGTTGACCCCCAACTTCGAATGGCGCCAGGACGCCTGGCAGGCCGACAGCCGCTACCTGGGCCACAACTGGTCATGGCGCCCGTACTTCTATCACCTGCTGGCCGAAGGTTGGGAGGAACGTCGCCTGACGCTGTCCTCGACCTACCGCGATGCCACCACCAACCAGTACTGCCTCACCGCCGGACAATTCTTCGATAACGGTCAGCGCTTGCTGTTAATCGATATCGACGCGGCCGGCCTGTAG
- a CDS encoding phage holin family protein: protein MSIGETGSSTGTTSRRLGAAVLGLLHSHVELFGIELQEQKARTVSLLLFAGLALVFALLLLVGLSTLVMILVWDTGYRLTGIICLCVFYSLAAAFCGVRLKAAVFDESTPFHATLEELANDRERLLP, encoded by the coding sequence ATGTCTATCGGCGAAACTGGCTCGTCCACGGGTACCACCTCACGACGCCTGGGCGCGGCCGTTCTTGGCTTGCTGCACAGCCACGTCGAACTGTTTGGCATCGAATTGCAGGAGCAGAAGGCCCGTACCGTCAGCCTGCTGCTGTTTGCCGGCCTGGCGCTGGTATTTGCCCTGTTGTTGCTGGTGGGGTTGTCGACACTGGTGATGATCCTGGTATGGGACACCGGCTACCGCCTGACCGGGATCATCTGCCTCTGCGTGTTCTACAGCCTGGCCGCTGCCTTCTGCGGGGTGCGCTTGAAAGCGGCGGTGTTCGATGAGTCCACGCCGTTCCACGCCACCCTCGAAGAGCTGGCCAATGATCGGGAGCGCCTGCTGCCATGA
- a CDS encoding YgdI/YgdR family lipoprotein, whose protein sequence is MTQRTIAALMLALGLATLAGCASPTVITLNDGREIQAVDTPKYNEDSGFYEFEQLDGKRTRINKDQVRTVKDL, encoded by the coding sequence ATGACTCAACGGACCATCGCCGCTCTCATGCTTGCACTGGGCCTGGCTACCCTCGCCGGTTGCGCCTCGCCGACAGTGATCACCCTGAATGACGGTCGCGAAATCCAGGCCGTCGACACCCCGAAATACAACGAAGATTCGGGTTTCTACGAATTCGAACAGCTTGATGGCAAGCGAACCCGCATCAACAAAGATCAGGTTCGCACCGTTAAAGACCTGTAA